The sequence TGTTATCCCAGCGTATATCCAGGTTGTTGACCCCGGAGCTGAAATTTCAGTTTGATACTTCAGGAGATAACTTGCTATTGGGCTTCCGGCTAGATGACAGGTGCAATGGTGCTCACTCGTTGGGCAACATGTGGGTGTAGTGAAGTCTAGCTCCGTTATCTGTTTTTTTAAGAGTGTGCGAGCTTTTTAAACTCCGCATTTCTAACATGTACTTTAGTCTGCACTTCTTACTGGTTACAACTTAAATCGCGCATAAAGAGGGTTATGATCAGACACCGTACTGGTATCGATGGCTAATGTTTCCTGCAGCGCAAGATCGCGATAAAAGATGAAATCAAGAGGGTGCTGTCGGTAGGTTTTAACATGATGGGGATCGACCATAATGGCTTGGCGAAGACCTACACTTCGACAAAACTGCAGCAAGCTTAAACGGCGTTGACGGCTCCAAACGTTAAAGTCACCAGCCACAATGAGCGGTCCTTTATGTCCTAATATCTCTTGTTTGATGAGCTCTATTTCTTGGGAAAATTTGCGCGCACGCACAAAGTTAATCGCATGGACATTGACCACTAATAATGACCCACCCTCAGCTAGTGAGTGATAAGAGAGCATGTAGCTTTTATGTGTTGCGAACATGCCTTCGCGCTTTCTACTAAGCCTTGCCTGAGCTTCTTTAAACCCATACCGACTTGCCGTGAGGACACCATAAACAGAACGACGTGTTTCCATATTCGGCGCAACAGCATAAGACCAGTGCGGAAGAAACCAATTAGTTTTCGCACTCAACTTCACCTCTTGCAGCAACAAAAACAAACAGGGAGATTCTGCTAAAACTTGCTCTAGGGTGCGCTGAAAACCTTTTCTCTCAGTAAGTTTTTGCGTATTCCAACACAGCACTCCAAACTCTTCCCCATGATGAATAGGACGTTCGTGAATAAACTGCTGAGGAAACAAAACTTTGGGTTTTAACACTCTTTCGCCTTTTTAATTTTGTCGTACGTTATTAACGCGCAGTGGCAAGCTGAGTTTAGCTGATGAAACGTTAGTCCGAAAATATTCGGCCACAATTTGGACACATGAAGCTTTTAGTAAGCGGTTACTATCAAGGAAAGTGTTGCTGAAATGGCGCACCCTATAGGAGTCGAACCTATGACCTTTGCCTCCGGAGGGCAACGCTCTATCCAGCTGAGCTAAGGGTGCGCATACTTTGGGAAAAGCGAGGGCATTATAGGGACTGGCCCCCACTATGTCCAGAGTTCACATGGTTACTGCTTCTCGAGTTTCAGGTTGTGAAAGTCAAAACTGAAATCAGTGAAGTCTGCCACTGCTTCCATGGTTGCCGTCTTTATTTCGTTGTTTCTGTTCACATCAAAATCAATAAAGGCATCGGCTTCCAACAAGGGTTCATCCCAGCGCACAATAAAGGTATTGCCGTTGTAATGCTCCAGTGAACCTTTCAGCATATCGGTGTGCTTAAAGTCTATACGCAGCGCCTCATCATGCTCTGAAATAACCACGTCGCCGTACCATGCATCGGTATAGGTTCCCGCATATTTTGACAGTGCCAGCGATGGCTGCGGATCATCAACGGCTTCTACTTTAAATTCTGATTTTTTCTGAATAAACTCATGATACTTCTTACTTTCATTAGCAACCCAGTCCTTGTCCGGCACATCCAGAACTTCTTCCAACGACTCTTGCACTATTGCGGTTAACGCACCAAACGCCTGCTGGTTACTCAGAACGGTAATAGCAAACTCTTTTTCAGGAATAACCGTTGTGAAAGACAGCATGCCCAGAATACCGCCGCTGTGCGACACGTGTTTCACGCCATAATAATCCTTCACAAACCAGCCCAAACCATAACCACGGAAGTAGGTACCCTGCTCTGCAGCTTTAGCTGATACCGGCAGTGGCGTAGTCAGTTGCCACATGTCATGCAGCGACTCTTCCTTAAACAAACGTTCGCCGCTAGGCGTCTCTCCCTCATTTAAAAGGGTCAGTAGCCAACGGCTCATATCATCAACATTCGCTGCGGTTGCGCCGGCGGCAGAAAAGTCTTCCAGAAAGTCGAGCGGAAAACGATGCAACTTACCGTCCATTTCAATAGTGCCGACGGCTACATTGTCATAGCTGCCATCAATACGGGAAAAACCAATGGTACTTTCATCCATTTGCATCGGTTCAAACAGTGTTTGTTCGACGTACTGATGATACGGCATGCCTGACACTTCACTAATCACTTCGCCTGCGGTCACAAACATTAAGTTATTGTAGTCAAAGCGTTCGCGAAAACCGTGTTTAATAGGCACATTCGCCAACCCGGCAATCACTTCATCTGTGGTTTTATCGGTGTTCGGCCAAATCATTAAGTCGCCAGCGCCCAAACCAAGACCAGAACGATGACTCAGTAAGTCCCGAATGGTCAGTTCGCGAGTAATGTACGGGTCTGCCAGTTTAAAACTTGGTAAGTGTTCAATGACTTTGTCATTCCAGTCTAACTTGCCCTGCTCAACCAGAGTCGCCATTGCGGCGGAGGTAAATGCTTTTGTATGAGAAGCAATGCCAAACAATGTTGTTGCCGTAACCGGTTGCTGCGACTCAATATCGCGCACGCCAAAACCCTCGGCTAAAATTACTTCACCGTCTTTTACAGCAACAACCGCCAGGCCCGGAATGTTAAAAGCATCCAACGACTGCTCTGCGGTCTGGCGAATTTTTTGCTCGAGTGAAGTACCTTTTTCTTGCTCAACCTTTGCGCTGTCAGAGCAAGCCAATAACGCGCCAGCAACGGCACTAACACATAAAACTTTGGATAGCGTTTTCATGATGATCCAACCTTTTTCTTGTTTTCTAACAGACTACCACAACCGACTTAATTTTTACCGATATCAACTATAGCTGAAAGAAAGTTAAGTTTTTATTGACACTAGAATGCGAATCGTTATCATTGCCGCAAATTATTTAAATGATAAGGATTCTCATGATTAAGAAGTCAATAACCCTTGCAATCCTCGCTGCTATTTCAACATCCGTTTTCGCAGAACAAACCAAAGTCGATGAAACAATAGAAATAACAGCAACCCGTACCAGCACTCCGCAAAGTGCTATTCCGGCTACGGTCTCGGTTATTGAAGGTGAAGAATTACGCCAGCAGTTAAGCGTAGCTGAATCTTTATCAGACATCCTTGGCAACCTGATTCCAGCTTATTCACCGTCTCGTCAAAAGCTGACAAGCTCGGGCGAAACGCTACGTGGTCGCGACCCTTTATACCTTATTGACGGTGTACCTCAGTCAAACCCTTTGCGTAATGGCTCTCGTGCAGCCTACACCATCGACCCTTTCATGATTGAGCGCGTTGAGGTTATTCACGGCGCCAGTGCGATTCAAGGCATGGGGGCCAGCGGCGGTATCATTAACATCGTCACTAAGAAAGCCGAAGACGGAACGAGCCACGAAGTTAACGCCGGCTTTACCGCACCAGATTCTGAAGTTTCAGAAGGAGTGAGCTATCAAGCTGGATACCTACTGCGCCACGGTAGTGGCCAATGGGATGTAATTTTTGGCGCCCAATACCGTGACACCGGCATGTATGTGGACGGAAAAGGTCAATTGATTGGTGTTGATACCACTCAAGGCGACACCATGGATTCCAAAAGTTACGACTTGTTCACGAAAATCGGCTACGACATAGATAGCAAACAGCGTCTTGAGTTTATGCTCAACCGCTTTGATATGTCGGGCAACGGTGACTACTACTCTATTGACGGAAACCGCGCTGAAGGCATTCCCGCGTTATCTGTTAAAGGTGAGTATCCGGGAGATGCGCCAGAAAACGAAGTTACCACGTCAAGCCTAACCTACAGCAACAGTGACTTTTTAATGGCCGACTTAAACTGGCAGCTGTTCTTCCAGGACTTTTCCGCTTTGTATGGCGGCGGCACTTACGGGACGTTTCAGGATCCTGCATACGGCGACGAAATTTTTGACCAGTCGCGCAACGACTCTCGTAAGTACGGTTCGCGCTTAACACTTAACTGGAACAACATTCAGCAATCGCCAATCTCGGTTAGTGCCGGGCTGGACTTTTTATCTGACGAAACCTTTCAGGAACTGGCTCAAACAGGCCGTAAATGGGTACCTGAAACTGAGTTTGAAAACTGGGCACCTTATGCACAACTGCGCTATCAGGCGAACGGCCTGACCTTAAGTGGCGGTTTACGCTATGAATACGGTAAATTAAAAGCCGATGACTTCACTACCCTGGCGTCTTACGGTTCTGTATTTGTTGAAGGCGGCGAACCGAGCTTTAACGAGTTACTGGGTAACCTGGGTGCCGTTTATGCTCTAAACGACGAATGGCGCGTTTTCGCCAGTTACTCTGAAGGCTTTAGCATGCCGGATGTCGGTCGCGTATTGCGCGGCATTTCAACGCCAGATTTAAGCGTTAGCAGCTTCCTCGATCTTCAGCCGGTTATCGCTGATAACGAAGAAGTTGGGATTGAGTATCGTGGCAACGCATGGAACGCCTCACTGAGTTACTTCCGCTCAAGTTCTGACTTAGGCGCTCGTTTACAGGCCGATGCGGATGGTTTCTATAGTGTACAGCGTGAAAAGACGGAAATTGATGGTATTGAGCTCAGCGCGGAGTATGCCCTATCGAACGACACCGCTTTCGGACTAAACTACGCTGACACCAATGGCGAATATGACAGCAATGATGATGGCTTAGTCGACACCAAGCTAGGCGGCCGCAATATGGCACCTAAACGCGCTAACCTGTTCTGGTCTCAACAATGGACGGGTATGGTAAGCAGCCGAGTGCAATGGAATAAGCTGTTCGACCGAGACATTTACACAGGCGAAGACGCTATCAACAACTTCGACGGTTACAATACCGTTGATGCAACCATGCTGCTAGAAACTCGTGATATGGGCCAGTTTTCACTGGGGATTGAGAACGTATTCGATAAGTACTACTTCACCTATTACGCACAAACCGTTGGCGGTGATAACCGCAACTTTACCGGTCGCGGCCGCACAATTAGTGTTACCTGGAATTACCAATGGTAAAATATGTCGCTTAAGCGCAAGCTGCCGACATTAACCCAATGGCACCGATGGCTGGGCTTAACGCTCAGCCTTTGGCTTTTATTGATGGCAATAAGTGGTTCGTTACTGCTTTACAAAAACGAGCTGCTGCAGCTTTTTTATCCACAGCTTAATTTAGCGCAGCCCGTTGAAACGACAGACGCTGCCGCCGTTTTAGACCAGTTCGACAACGGATACGCCCTCATGCCCACCGCTGACCGCCCTTGGCTTGAAGTGGTTAATGCGGACAAAACACACTTTTACTATGACGCCAGCGGCAATCTGTTGCTTGAGCGAGAATATCTAGGAGATCTCACTAGCTGGCTTGTTGAGCTGCACCACCATTTAGCACTCAACGAACTGGGTAAGGACATTCTGGGAATTCTCGGCCTGTTAAGCTTGGTTCTTATCGGCACAGGCTTAATCCGCTGGTGGCCACGTCGAGGCAGCTTCCGGCGCGCTTTGTCTGTAAGGTTTTTTAATCCGTTCACTAAGCGCGGTAGCCAAACCTTATGGCAATTGCACCGGTTCATCGGTGCGGTACTTTTCGTTCCTGTCGCTATCGTGCTAATCACCGGTACCGCCATCATGTACGCCGCTCCGGTAAAATCTGCACTAATTTTCCTACTCCCGTTCACTCAGTCAATTGAAACGCCGGTACCGCCTTCTCTGGCTGCCGATAACTGGCAACAACGGCTAGAGCTGGCAAAGCAAGCTCTGCCAACGGCTCAGGCGCGATTGCTTTATCTGGAAGAACCACGAATCAGAGCCAAGCACACAAACGAATGGCATCCTAACGGCCGTAACTATATTGCGTTCTCTGAAACAGGAGAGATCAGTCAGGTTATTGATGAGCGCGCAACACCTTTGGGCAATCAGGTTTCCAATATGATTTATCCGACTCATGTTGCCGCTATAGGCGGAACGTTTTATTTGTTCATCGTGCTTTTATCGGGTTTAGCCTTAATCGCTTTGCCTGTCAGTGGGTTATGGTTTTATATTAAACGCAGACAACTTAAGAAAACCTAACTCAAGGAAAACATTATGTCGTTAAAACAGGTCATGAGTGCTCTGGCTGTTTCTTCGGTTTTGTCGCTGCCTGCGTTGGCAAGTGACTACCTGGACACGTCCACAAGCTTTTCTGATGAAAACAAAAACACCAAAACTCGCGTTATTTTCGTACCAGAAGGTACGACAGTTGAGCTACCAGAATGGTCAGGCTCTGATGTAAATGCCGTTAGCCGCGCTGCAGAAATTGAAGAATTTAAAGGCGAAGCGTCACAGTTAACCACAGTGATTGCCCCGGAAGGCACCAAGGCCAATCACCTGCTTCTGGCGGGCGTCGGTAACCCGGCTGAACTTTCCCGTTTTGAAGCCGAGAAGTTAGGCGCATCTATTGCGGCCGTTTTAAAGCCTGAATTAGAAAGCGTTGTTTTCGATACACGCCTGATCAGCAACCCAGGCATTGCTGCTGAGCTGAGTGCACACATTGCTCATGGCATCGACTTGCGCAACTATCGCTTTGACCGTTATCAGTCCGAGCCAAAAGAGCGTCCACAAACGGCTTACCATTGGTTAGTGAAAAGCCCTGACATGGCAGAGAAAAAATATCTGGCCTCGCGCGCCATTGCTGAAGGCGTGTTTGTTGCCCGCGATATTACCGC comes from Idiomarina sp. X4 and encodes:
- a CDS encoding endonuclease/exonuclease/phosphatase family protein; translated protein: MLKPKVLFPQQFIHERPIHHGEEFGVLCWNTQKLTERKGFQRTLEQVLAESPCLFLLLQEVKLSAKTNWFLPHWSYAVAPNMETRRSVYGVLTASRYGFKEAQARLSRKREGMFATHKSYMLSYHSLAEGGSLLVVNVHAINFVRARKFSQEIELIKQEILGHKGPLIVAGDFNVWSRQRRLSLLQFCRSVGLRQAIMVDPHHVKTYRQHPLDFIFYRDLALQETLAIDTSTVSDHNPLYARFKL
- a CDS encoding serine hydrolase, whose product is MKTLSKVLCVSAVAGALLACSDSAKVEQEKGTSLEQKIRQTAEQSLDAFNIPGLAVVAVKDGEVILAEGFGVRDIESQQPVTATTLFGIASHTKAFTSAAMATLVEQGKLDWNDKVIEHLPSFKLADPYITRELTIRDLLSHRSGLGLGAGDLMIWPNTDKTTDEVIAGLANVPIKHGFRERFDYNNLMFVTAGEVISEVSGMPYHQYVEQTLFEPMQMDESTIGFSRIDGSYDNVAVGTIEMDGKLHRFPLDFLEDFSAAGATAANVDDMSRWLLTLLNEGETPSGERLFKEESLHDMWQLTTPLPVSAKAAEQGTYFRGYGLGWFVKDYYGVKHVSHSGGILGMLSFTTVIPEKEFAITVLSNQQAFGALTAIVQESLEEVLDVPDKDWVANESKKYHEFIQKKSEFKVEAVDDPQPSLALSKYAGTYTDAWYGDVVISEHDEALRIDFKHTDMLKGSLEHYNGNTFIVRWDEPLLEADAFIDFDVNRNNEIKTATMEAVADFTDFSFDFHNLKLEKQ
- a CDS encoding TonB-dependent receptor → MIKKSITLAILAAISTSVFAEQTKVDETIEITATRTSTPQSAIPATVSVIEGEELRQQLSVAESLSDILGNLIPAYSPSRQKLTSSGETLRGRDPLYLIDGVPQSNPLRNGSRAAYTIDPFMIERVEVIHGASAIQGMGASGGIINIVTKKAEDGTSHEVNAGFTAPDSEVSEGVSYQAGYLLRHGSGQWDVIFGAQYRDTGMYVDGKGQLIGVDTTQGDTMDSKSYDLFTKIGYDIDSKQRLEFMLNRFDMSGNGDYYSIDGNRAEGIPALSVKGEYPGDAPENEVTTSSLTYSNSDFLMADLNWQLFFQDFSALYGGGTYGTFQDPAYGDEIFDQSRNDSRKYGSRLTLNWNNIQQSPISVSAGLDFLSDETFQELAQTGRKWVPETEFENWAPYAQLRYQANGLTLSGGLRYEYGKLKADDFTTLASYGSVFVEGGEPSFNELLGNLGAVYALNDEWRVFASYSEGFSMPDVGRVLRGISTPDLSVSSFLDLQPVIADNEEVGIEYRGNAWNASLSYFRSSSDLGARLQADADGFYSVQREKTEIDGIELSAEYALSNDTAFGLNYADTNGEYDSNDDGLVDTKLGGRNMAPKRANLFWSQQWTGMVSSRVQWNKLFDRDIYTGEDAINNFDGYNTVDATMLLETRDMGQFSLGIENVFDKYYFTYYAQTVGGDNRNFTGRGRTISVTWNYQW
- a CDS encoding PepSY-associated TM helix domain-containing protein, yielding MSLKRKLPTLTQWHRWLGLTLSLWLLLMAISGSLLLYKNELLQLFYPQLNLAQPVETTDAAAVLDQFDNGYALMPTADRPWLEVVNADKTHFYYDASGNLLLEREYLGDLTSWLVELHHHLALNELGKDILGILGLLSLVLIGTGLIRWWPRRGSFRRALSVRFFNPFTKRGSQTLWQLHRFIGAVLFVPVAIVLITGTAIMYAAPVKSALIFLLPFTQSIETPVPPSLAADNWQQRLELAKQALPTAQARLLYLEEPRIRAKHTNEWHPNGRNYIAFSETGEISQVIDERATPLGNQVSNMIYPTHVAAIGGTFYLFIVLLSGLALIALPVSGLWFYIKRRQLKKT